A segment of the Elaeis guineensis isolate ETL-2024a chromosome 6, EG11, whole genome shotgun sequence genome:
CTGAAATTGCCATTCTTTAATGTCGAGCGACATCTTTTACATGAAATTTTGTACTTGAAAATTTCTTTTAGAGCAAGCTTCTTTAAAGTGCTTTCGTCATAACTTGCTTATTTTCATGTTTCAATTCTCTCCACTTGATACNNNNNNNNNNNNNNNNNNNNNNNNNNNNNNNNNNNNNNNNNNNNNNNNNNNNNNNNNNNNNNNNNNNNNNNNNNNNNNNNNNNNNNNNNNNNNNNNNNNNTTGTTCATGAACTTTTACTACAGTTGTTTCCCCAAGAGTCATATTAAGTGTCAGAGACATGCTTAAAATTATCCTTGCAATGCACTAATTCAAATTTTACAATTTGCAAAAGGAAAAAGTATACGATTATTCGAGATCAATAGTGAAATACAACTAAGTCATACTTTGTGATATATTTGCTTTGATCTTTAAAGATGCTATTGAATTCTTAAggcattttttttgttttctattaTACTGATCGAAAGGAAGGAAATAGGCCTTTTCAGATATATTGTGGTGCATGCTCGTCATATGACTTCTCAGTAAGATTCATAAAGCTGTGTGATTTCTTCAATAGTTAAAACTAGGCCATAGTTCAACTATGTATTTGCAGTGTATACAGCACATCTAACAATACATGATTGAGTTATTGATTTATGTATTCTTTAGATTAATAGAATCGTCAAGCTCAATAAAATTAACATGGAACCATCATTATACCTTTGGAAACATGCATTATTCATGTATCAAAGCATTGAGTGGGTAAAATGATTAATGTTAGTGCAATCCGCATTGTATAGCCATTAGCCACAAGCATGAGGATTGCCATCAGGAGCAAAAATTCAAGAAATGGCGATGTGTAggtgaaaaataataattttgataaatcGGATTTTTAGTTATTTAATTTTGTGAGGCAAGACTTGTTAATGTCGATAAAAAGTGATCAACAGTATAAATCATGTATTTAGAGATTGATTATTTGCTAGTGTTATCTTTGAAATACGTGCCTAACAGAATTCCAAGCCTAACTCAAAACACAAGTATTATATGACACGTCACAAAATTTTTGATGCTTCTATAAAACAAACTCCAAGAACAACTAAGGCCAACTTTTAATTATCATGATATTTGTGTGAGAGCTGCATGAGACTTGGTATTGGAAGAATCTGACCTCATTATTCTTGAATGTCCACAATCCAAGAATCTCATACATATGTAAAGTTTTTAACTGTATCGGATTTTCCAAGGTGGTTGCAAGTGTTTGAGTAACATTGTATAACTGTATCTTGGTTGAATAAAATGTTTGTATAATTCTTTCTAAAAATGTTCGAATTCCTCTATTTTTCAAATCTAGaatatttctagaattttgattgGGTCATGTATAAACCAACCTCATGTTCTATATAACCAAATTACCCAATTAGACCAATAAGAAATTTTATAGTTGCGTGGAGAACATGTTTCATGAGAAgtcattttgattttttctttaattCAGATGATGTAAGCTTGTATGAGTAAATGGCAAGACAGGTGCATAAATTTAGCCTGAGATTTGTGAGATTAAGCTTATTCTTTGTGTCTATTTGTGGCTGCATCTCTCTCTTTATTGGTGTGAATAAATCCAAAAGAACCCTTTGAGACTTGAAAACGGATATCAGTTATTGGCTCTAACTAATTTTTGACTATCTTTTAATGTTTACCTTTGAATATTTACCTTGATCCTTTCCAAGTTATATCGCTTGTTGGAGATAGATATCTAGCTTCATTCACAATGTTCCTTGATGCTTTCTTTAAAAGTTGATTTGCATCTGGAAAACTGGTGATACTAATGTAAGTTAGCATCTGATGCACATTACTGTGTTTGATGATTCATGAAAATACAGAAATTGTTATCATTTGATGAATATAAATTTATTCTCACATAATTAGCTGTCATGTTTAATCATCATGATTTGTGTCGCTTCTGTGTTCTGATGGTTTGGCAGCTACTCTTTCTATATATATTGGTAATatactttttttcctttttcatggTCATAATAATTCTTAGTTGCATATCATTTTATGCTGATATTAGTATATTATTACCTTTATTTATTGTCTTTAGCTGACCattgtctacattttatttagagaatattttttagatgtcTAATGTGAGAGAACAATGAGCATATCATGTCatgtctgaatttctaatttgagTTGCAGGGCAAGCCATCAGAATTTATAGTTCCATATTGGAAGTTTGCAAAGAGCTTCAGCCATTCGTTTTCCATTGGAATGAGGTTCAAGATGCGATATGAAAGTGAGGATGCAGCCGAGAGAAGGTATGGTGCATCCATATTATAATGCTTGTAAATTCTGGAGTCAAAATTagcatttttagattttttccccctttttaggCACACAGGATTGATAACCGGGATTGGTGACTTGGACCCTGTAAGATGGCCTGGTTCAAAATGGAGATGTCTGTTGGTAAGCTTTATGCTTGTTGTTAATTTACAAAGTGAAGGGTTTCTTTGAATGTGGGGACAAGATTGCATACTGAGTTAGCATTGACCTTCTATCCTTCTATTCCCATTAACTAACACCTTAAACTGTTGATCTACCTCCTTCTATACCTTTATGCCCATTCTATAGTTTCCTTCATTTCTTGCCATACACAACTAAACAATTTCATAGATAATGACAATTTCTGCAGGTTGTATTTTTCACCATATGCATTCATTTCAGTATGCTTTCACCACCCTTTAATTAAATTGTTTATCACATTTGAGTTGTGCCTTTTCCCTCCTTTCGCTTTCATTTTTCCTGATGATACAAGTAGTGCTTTATTGAGAACAAGAATATGCATGCAGACTTCCAAATAGATATTGCAATGTAAGACAGAAGAGTGGTGCGTAATACATATTCAGTCCATAGATATGCCATCTACCAGTATTGGGAAAACAGATGCCATATTAGATGATTTTTCTCTACCTATTTTAGATTTTTGTTGTTAGAACATGGTTATTGATAATTTTAATCTGTCACAATATTTTTATAAAGAATTGTATAAAACAATCTCAAATTTTCATTCCTAAATTGACAGACTTCAAgttttctcccttttttcttttgtttcttgaaGTAAAATGAGTATTCCGTTTAATGTAATGTGAATTAAAAAAGTAAAGGCAAACTTATAAAAGAGCCAGATAACAGTACTTCGATTAAGTTCGGTATATCATCAGCTTCAGTGCTCAGTCAAGGAAATGATGGCATATCACCCTCATCTGCGAGTTTTTTTGGCATCTCACTAACTTTGGCTTGACACTTAACCAACTTGATATTTTATCCAACAAGGAAGCAAGCTAACTGTTTATTGAAATATACCTTTCTGTGAAAATTTTACCTATTTTAAATGCATTACCCAAGATAATATTTCTTAGAATGATATAATTCTAAAACCTTCTAAACTTGCAAAACTTGGATTCTCAGGGAACTCCATATTTTGGTTGTCAGAATCACGAGCAAGTGTGATAGCTGCCGGCAAATGGATACTTTAGAAACACTTTTAGTAAAGAAACTCTTATGAAGCGGCTATGGATTCGAGATTCTGGGAAGTTTTTTGAAGTGAGGGTGTGGTCCTAAGTACATGATCAGGAACTAAGCTCTATGCAGAAATAAAACGAACCTACTCTAAACTACTAATTGCATTAAAAATTTCGTCATGCAAGTTTATATCAAACAGGGATCTTAGGCACTAATCTTACTCAAATTAGATCATCAAAACCTACTAGAAAAAGAGCCTTTATGTTCAATccaaaaattaaaggaaaaataaatttgaaaaactcTACTTAGCTGTAAGTTTTCTGCTCACCATAAAAAAAAAGCTTTCTAGAATTATGCGATCTCTTGAATCTCAATGACTTTTGACAGGGCATGTTAGAATGCTGTTTTATGTGCTTAGTTTATTCAATACCCCACATCCTTTAGACTTTTGGAATGCGGTAATAAATGTGAAATAGCAACACTTGGCATATAATCCTTCTAAGTTTTCTGGCAAGCAAGTTTGTCATcattacttaatgataatattgcTACATTAGTTGGAATATACTAAAAGTTTATGTTGTCACCATTTAACCATCAGTTGGATTATCAGTTGGATTACCCTTGTTCAACATGATTTTATCTGTAAGCCTTGACCATCTGAATCTGTTGAGCCCTTGGACTCATGACATTTGATGGTCTCTCTTGGCTTTGTTTCTTCACTCTTTTCACTTGTCCTTGCATTGTTGCTGGTTATAAAATAAACCGTAACAGCAAGTGATTTATAAGAtgcttgtgtttttttttttaataatttatttatttattttaatttttaatttgagaacTGAAGCCATTTGATATCCCGTCTATTGCCTGTTATGCTTATCTATGCATCATGCATTGTTTACTGTTCAGTGATGCAGGATCATCATATATATTAAACACTAGATCTTCCAAGCCAACCTTGGTGATCATATATTAGCAGTAAATTTTCAAGATAACtttggatctgttactacatatcCATATTTCGGTGGATACTTGAAAGTTTGCATCATCAATCATCTCTCATTGGATTTTTTCTGTTCTACTGATGACTTCTATAGTATTGGCATGCTTACAAAATGTTTAATGTCTCAAACTTCACTAGCATCTGCCCAGCTTTTCCACTTTTAACATGCAGGTTTAAATATGATTTGCACTTTCTTACAGGTGAGGTGGGATGATGATGTGGATACTGGTCGTCAGAATAGGGTGTCTCCATGGGAGATCGAGCTAACAAATTCGATTTCAGGCCATAATAGTCTCTTAGCACCGGGTTCCAAGAGAACCAAACTCTCCCTTCCCATGGTCGATCCGGATTTTTCCAGTTCCGAGTAGGTCTTTGTTGTGGCAAATGTTCGTTTGAAATTGGCAGcctcttctttttttcattttctatgcTATATCAGTCTTTTTGTACCTTCTTTTTTCGCAGATGGAAATGGGTGTCCAGACTTTGGGGAATTTGCAAGGTTCCACAAGGTCTTGCAAGGTCAAGAATTTATAGGTTTCAGAACTCCTTATGATGGTATTGATGAATCAATTTCACAGGAAACTGAGGTAAGAAATCATCAATACTTTGATATGAGGAGATCCACCACCAATGCGAATAGCTGCATGTCAGGTGGTCCAAGTAGTGGGGTCAGAGTTCCAGTTGGAAATTCTGATTTGCCCTACAAGTGCACAGGCTTTAGTGAATCTAGTGGATTCCAAAGGGTCTTGCAAGGTCAAGAATTAGTTCCAGAAAATCCGCCATACCAAGGAGCAATAGTTAATATTCATTCAAGATATGGTGAGTTTGTCTCAATTGATGCTCTGCGTACATCTGGTGCTGGAAATAGATGTCCTGCACCAAGCCAGGGATGTACTCTTCTACAACCACTGAGGCTGCCAGTTCAAGCATTATCTCCATCTTCTGTGTTAATGTTTCAACAAGCAAGTTTTAAGCCTCCATGCTCTCAGTCATTGTATGACATGAATCAGAGGAGCAAGGATGATGGAGCATTGAGCAGAAAAGACACAACATCCTTATACTACCGGCCCCGTTATGTAGAGGGTGAAGTCATCAATGAACACCACAAAGTGGGAGTCCATTCTTCTGTACATGCTTCTAAGCCAGAGTTAAgaaatgacaaaaaaattagCAGCAGTGCTTGCAAGCTTTTTGGTTTTCCCCTGACTCAGAGGATTCCCTTGACAAATGAAGTGGATAGAattgaaagaaattttgaaaCCAATTTCCCAACTTCAAAGTCTCAAATACCTGCCAAACCTCTTGGGCGCAGCTGCACTACTGTAAGTGCTCTTCATGCCCTGTGTGCAGCTCCCTTCTAGGAATACTTGCCTTTGTCTTTATGTCAGGATAGGTGCTGCAGGTTCACAAGCAGGGGAGTGTTGTAGTCAGGGTTGTTGATCTCTCAAAGCTTGATGGATATGATGAACTGATTTGCGAGCTTGAACAATTGTTTGATATGAAAGGACTGTTAAATGACCCACATAGAAAATGGAATGTTGTCTAtactgatgatgaagatgatATGATGCTAGTTGGGGATGATCCTTGGCAGTTGAGTGCTAGCACCTGCCTCTCTATCCTCTGAAATATTATACATTTGTTGTACCACTGCTGCTGCCAGATACTGAAGTAAGTGTTTTCATTTCTATGCAGGGAATTTTGCAAAATTGCTTCAAAAATATTGATATGCACAAACTACGAGGAAATGCTGGCATGTGGGGATGAAGCCCGCGGTTGCTCAGATCAACCATCTTTTCCCTTCAATATTACCAGGTTTTCCTTGGGATCCAGTAAATCTTCATCATTGTCAACATAAGAGAAACTTTGTGGGCCTGAAACTATGGTAGTGTTAGACTTGGAAGTAAATTATCGTAACCGTGTGGCTTGTCTTGGCATCTATCTTTACTCTGCTCTTGTTGCTAGATTTGTCCAAGAAGCTTAAGAAGGAATTCTACTCTTTAGTTTTTGTTGTAGGGTTTGCTGCAATGTTGGTGCTTTGTCATGACAGTTTTCTGAACTCTTAACGCCACAGGGCTTCTTTGGCCTCTGCAATTTTTGTCCCTGTATTTTGTTGCCTTACTGATATTTCTTGTGCAGGATGTTTGTTTCTGATCAGGGCGGTCGGAATTCCAATTGGGTCACTTTGTCAAATGTGATTAATATACATGTCTGAATTCCTCGTATCAGGGCGTCATGGATTTAAAAGTGCTGTGGCAACGAGAATGGCTACTGGGGCTTTTATGAATGCACTTTTTAATACATTATTTTGTTTGGCAAATCAGGATGGCGAAATGGTTGGGCTGTACCAATAGTTCCAGTAGGAGAGGCGCCGAACCTTGGGATGTGAGCTCGCGTGTCTATGTCCCTTGATacgatggaataatttttttggtTTTTCCTGAGAAGAATAGAATAACCAGATTTATTTTGACATCTGGGCGACCTACTACAAGTTCATTCTAGTTGACTTACAGACTGCTTGTTCGAACTTTGTTGTCCCCCCTTGATATCTGGGTTTGGATTCTGGAAATCATGAACACGGTAAAGAACGGTCTCCTCGTCATAGGATGGGAGATCATTGAGTGGAAGAGGATAAAGAGTCGGGCCTTCTTGGTTGCCCTGGGGAAACAACTATCAGATTTAAATTCCCCTTTTTCTCCATCATGGCTCTTTATTCTTGTGTATGGCATTGGTGTCTTTGTTGCTGACCTTTCCTGATCAACCCATTTCAAAGATCTTCGTCAGCCCAAAAGACTCCATCGGACAGATACATTGTTTAATTACTGTTGTATTGACTTGTCGATTTTGGATAAGAAAGCATAAGATGTTCGAGAGGCATGATGCATGATTGAGCAGTTGAAGAGCTTTGAAGAGCTGAAGGTGTTCATGGTATGGTTGGGTTGGTTCGTGCCTTGTGACAATTTGGGCAGCTCAAGTAGCCAATTTAGTAGTTGAGCTAATATGTTCGCTAGGATATTTGAAATTCTGAGTATTCCCGCCAAAATCCTCGTGATTGAGGAATTGAACTAGGATTGATAAATTACCAGCACAGGGAAGTTATTCTTAAGCTTCTAAAGGCACACGCCGCAAGGAAAAAAACGCTCTGAAAGTAGCTATGGTGGGAAGTTCCTTTTCGGTAGTAAGTAGAAAGTGCTAAAGGTCTCTCAAACCCCAAGAAAAAACACGAAATACCACTCATGTTAAGAAGGAAATTTTGGTTCCTTGTCCTCTTTTCATCTTGGTTCTTGTGAACAAAAGAGTCAGTCCAGACCTTCCATTTGAGTTCATGGAGTTTATCTTTAGGTTGCGTTTGGTGATAGGATAGATTGCCGGTAATTTAAAATGAGCCTATTGGATTgctatatttgatatattttttggatgACAGTTCAAATTTGCTTGACAATTTGTGAGATAATCTAGATAGTCTTAGCAAAGGATAGCTATTTAAATTATCACTTTTTTAGTaatattacaataaaaattttagataaaattattttttaaaaaaattacacaaAATTCATTATCCAACTTTTCCCCTCACCCCCACCCCCTCCTCCAGTGCCACCTGCGGCTCCTCTGCGCACGTGCCTTGCCTGTGGCTTCTCTGAGCACACACCCCGCTCGCGGCTCTTCCATCTCTTTTCGACTGCCCACAGCTCCTCCGCCTTGCTATCTATCACAGCTCCTCTGCCTTCGTCCCCACCACATCTCCACAGCTCCTCTGTGCTCATCCCCACCACTTTTATGGCTCCTCTATGTGTGCCTGTCCCCTCTCCCCTTCTCCCTCCTCCTAGTGCCTGTGGTTTCCCATACCCCCCTGCTTGCAACCCCCCAATGTTCCTCCGTGCTTGTCCCCACCACCTCCATGGCTCTTCTATGCATGCCTACCCTCTTCCCCCTCTCCTTCGGTCCCTGGGATCCCCACACCCTCCGATTCATCTCGTCCCCACCACCCCCATGACTCCCTGCatgggccccctcctctcccctccCTTCGTGCCCATGGTTCCCTATACCTTCCGGCTCGCTGCTTCTTCGTGCCACCACCACACGCATACTACTCCCGCTGCTTCTCACCAGAGAGAAAGAAGAGCAtcagaaaaaaattatcaaaaatattttgaaaatttaatttcatattaatGATAGTCTAATTGTCATACTAAAtatatcaatcaagattttcaataattttattgcAACATTATATGTGTATACCAAAtacaataattaatattattgataatttaatagtGGCAATCTATCTTAAAATTAATCCATATTATCTTCCAAGATTGCCTGgtgatgcaccaaatgcaaccttagtGCCTCAAATAAATATGTATTATCAAGATTCCGATAGTT
Coding sequences within it:
- the LOC140858719 gene encoding auxin response factor 15-like — its product is MARQGKPSEFIVPYWKFAKSFSHSFSIGMRFKMRYESEDAAERRHTGLITGIGDLDPVRWPGSKWRCLLVRWDDDVDTGRQNRHRVPREPNSPFPWSIRIFPVPNGNGCPDFGEFARFHKVLQGQEFIGFRTPYDGIDESISQETEVRNHQYFDMRRSTTNANSCMSGGPSSGVRVPVGNSDLPYKCTGFSESSGFQRVLQGQELVPENPPYQGAIVNIHSRYGEFVSIDALRTSGAGNRCPAPSQGCTLLQPLRLPVQALSPSSVLMFQQASFKPPCSQSLYDMNQRSKDDGALSRKDTTSLYYRPRYVEGEVINEHHKVGVHSSVHASKPELRNDKKISSSACKLFGFPLTQRIPLTNEVDRIERNFETNFPTSKSQIPAKPLGRSCTTVLQVHKQGSVVVRVVDLSKLDGYDELICELEQLFDMKGLLNDPHRKWNVVYTDDEDDMMLVGDDPWQEFCKIASKILICTNYEEMLACGDEARGCSDQPSFPFNITRFSLGSSKSSSLST